CACCGTGATCCTGATGGCCGGTCTGCAAGGAGCCGGCAAGACCACCGCCACCGCCAAGCTGGGCCTGCACCTCAAGGAACAGGGCCGCCGTCCCCTGCTGGTGGCTGCGGACGTCTACCGGCCTGCCGCCATCGATCAGCTCCAGACCCTGGGCCGCCAGATCGGCGTGGAGGTGTTCAGCCTGGGCAGCGAGGCCAGCCCGGAGGCCATTGCCGCCGCCGGCGTGGCCAGGGGTCGGGAGGAAGGCTTCGACACCGTCCTGGTGGACACCGCCGGCCGCCTCCAGATCGACACCGCGATGATGGGGGAGATGGTCCGGATCCGGGAAGCGGCGGCCCCGGATGAGGTGCTGCTGGTGGTGGATTCGATGATCGGCCAGGAGGCGGCCGATCTCACCCGGGCCTTCCACGAGCAGGTGGGCATCACCGGCGCGGTGCTCACCAAGCTGGACGGCGATTCCCGCGGCGGGGCCGCCCTCTCGATCCGCAAGGTGAGCGGCGCCCCGATCAAGTTCATCGGCACCGGGGAGAAGGTGGAGGCCCTGCAGCCGTTCCACCCGGAGCGGATGGCCAGCCGGATCCTGGGCATGGGCGATGTGCTCACCCTGGTGGAGAAGGCCACCAAGGAGGTGGAGCTGGCCGATGTGGAGAAGATGCAGCGCAAGCTGCAGGAAGCCAGCTTCGATTTCTCCGATTTCGTGCAGCAGATGCGCCTGATCAAGCGCATGGGCTCCCTCGGCGGGCTCATGAAGCTGATCCCCGGGATGAACAAGATCGACGACGGCATGCTCCGCCAGGGGGAGAGCCAGCTGAAGCGCATCGAGGCCATGATCGGCTCGATGACCGAGGCCGAGCGCCGCCAGCCCGAACTGCTCGCCGCCCAGCCCTCCCGCCGCCGCCGCATCGCCGCCGGCAGCGGCCACACCCCGGCGGATGTGGACAAGGTTCTCGCCGACTTCCAGAAGATGCGCGGCTTCATGCAGCAGATGACCCGGGGCGGGATGCCCGGAATGCCCGGGATGCCGGGCATGGGTGGCTTTCCAGGCATGGGTGGGGGCATGCCCGGCATGGGTGGCGGCATGCCGGGAATGGGGGGCATGCCGGGCATGGGCGGTCCCGGTGGCCGCGGCGGCGGCCAGCCCCGCAAGCCCCCCAAGCCGGCCAAGAAGCGCAAGGGATTCGGCCAGCTCTGAGCAGGCCTGTAGGATTGGGAGCTGCATTTCGACCACCCTTTTCCAGATGATCAAGCTCCGGCTGAAGCGGTTCGGCAAGAAACGGGAAGCGAGTTTCCGTCTGGTGGCCACCAACAGCACCTCCCGCCGCGATGGCCGTCCGCTAGAGGAACTGGGCTTCTACAACCCCCGCACCAAGGAAACCCGCCTTGACGCCGAGGCCATCCGCGTCCGCCTTGGCCAGGGTGCCCAGCCCACCGACACCGTGCGCAGCCTGCTCGAGAAGGGTGGCCTGATCGAGAAGACCACCCGTCCCGCCGAAACCGTCGGCAAGCTGCAGCAGGCCGCCGCCCGTGACGCCGCCGCTGCCGCCGCGGTGAAGGAAGCGGCAGCCGCCGCCGAAGCCGCCAAGGAAGCCGCCGCCAAGCAGGCCGCTGAGGCCGCCGAAGCTGCCGCTGCCGCCGAACCTGCCGCCGCCAAGGCCTGAGCGAGCTCTCCTCCACGTTCGCCCTGCCCGACAGCGCCGCCGCCATTGCCCTGGCCGGCTCGGACGGCTCTTCGCTGCGTCGGCTTGAGGCCCTCACGGGTGCCCAGATCGTCCTGAGGGGCCTCGATCTTCAGATCCGGGGCCGCAGTTCCCAGGTGGAGCGGCTGCAGGCCCTGGTCCAGCTCCTGGAGCCGCTG
This genomic stretch from Cyanobium gracile PCC 6307 harbors:
- the rpsP gene encoding 30S ribosomal protein S16, giving the protein MIKLRLKRFGKKREASFRLVATNSTSRRDGRPLEELGFYNPRTKETRLDAEAIRVRLGQGAQPTDTVRSLLEKGGLIEKTTRPAETVGKLQQAAARDAAAAAAVKEAAAAAEAAKEAAAKQAAEAAEAAAAAEPAAAKA
- the ffh gene encoding signal recognition particle protein, whose translation is MFDELSQRFEDAVKGLRGQAAISETNVDGALRDVRRALLEADVSLPVVKEFIEEVRRKAVGAEVVRGVSPDQQFIQLVHAQLVETMGGANAPLARAAEGPTVILMAGLQGAGKTTATAKLGLHLKEQGRRPLLVAADVYRPAAIDQLQTLGRQIGVEVFSLGSEASPEAIAAAGVARGREEGFDTVLVDTAGRLQIDTAMMGEMVRIREAAAPDEVLLVVDSMIGQEAADLTRAFHEQVGITGAVLTKLDGDSRGGAALSIRKVSGAPIKFIGTGEKVEALQPFHPERMASRILGMGDVLTLVEKATKEVELADVEKMQRKLQEASFDFSDFVQQMRLIKRMGSLGGLMKLIPGMNKIDDGMLRQGESQLKRIEAMIGSMTEAERRQPELLAAQPSRRRRIAAGSGHTPADVDKVLADFQKMRGFMQQMTRGGMPGMPGMPGMGGFPGMGGGMPGMGGGMPGMGGMPGMGGPGGRGGGQPRKPPKPAKKRKGFGQL